One genomic window of Novosphingobium aureum includes the following:
- a CDS encoding cisplatin damage response ATP-dependent DNA ligase, translated as MERFAALLDALVYTRSRNAKLRILADYLLETPDPDRGWALAALTDGLDFPAVKSATIRRIMAERVDPELWALSRDYVGDTAETASLLWPEPVLAAGEMPPSPPTVSEAVDTLAAMTRANVASELPRLLDRLTSSGRYALLKLATGAMRIGISSRLAKTAFALAFSVPVEEVEEHWHGQQPPYGPLFDWAAKGAPAPDSTNMPLFRPFMLAHPLEEREVDLADYAAEWKWDGIRVQVVRAGGETRVYSRSGDDISATFPEIVAALDIDAVLDGELLVRGSHQGGEEGGAASFNALQQRLGRKTVSKKMMAEAPAFVRLYDALHVEGEDLREGSWTQRRARLEALLPRLPRDHFDLSALIPAADFGALADLREKARDDAIEGVMLKHRDSPYVAGRKVGLWYKWKRDPLLIDCVLMYAQRGSGKRSSFYSDFTFGCWDGDPDDTSGPGAELLPVGKAYFGFTDEELAWLDKYVRGHTVNRFGPVRETDKSLVLEVAFDSVHASKRHKSGLAMRFPRISRIRRDKPAHEADRIEALRALVRD; from the coding sequence ATGGAGCGCTTTGCCGCCCTGCTCGACGCGCTCGTCTATACCCGTAGCCGCAATGCCAAGCTGCGCATCCTCGCCGACTACCTGCTCGAGACGCCCGACCCCGACCGGGGCTGGGCGCTGGCGGCCCTCACCGACGGGCTCGACTTCCCAGCGGTCAAGAGCGCGACGATCCGGCGGATCATGGCCGAACGCGTCGATCCCGAGCTCTGGGCGCTCAGCCGCGACTACGTCGGCGACACCGCCGAGACCGCCAGCCTGCTCTGGCCCGAGCCAGTACTGGCCGCTGGAGAGATGCCCCCCTCCCCGCCAACGGTCAGCGAAGCAGTCGACACACTCGCAGCGATGACCCGCGCCAATGTCGCGAGCGAACTGCCGCGCCTGCTCGACCGGCTCACATCGAGCGGACGCTATGCCCTGCTCAAGCTCGCCACCGGCGCGATGCGTATCGGCATCTCCAGCCGCCTCGCCAAGACCGCCTTCGCGCTCGCCTTCTCGGTGCCGGTCGAGGAAGTCGAGGAACACTGGCATGGCCAGCAACCGCCCTATGGCCCGCTGTTCGACTGGGCGGCCAAGGGCGCGCCGGCGCCCGATTCGACGAACATGCCGCTGTTCCGCCCGTTCATGCTCGCGCACCCGCTCGAAGAGCGCGAGGTCGACCTTGCCGACTATGCCGCCGAGTGGAAATGGGATGGCATCCGCGTCCAGGTCGTGCGCGCGGGGGGCGAGACGCGGGTCTACTCGCGTTCGGGCGACGACATCTCGGCGACCTTCCCCGAGATCGTTGCCGCGCTCGACATCGACGCCGTGCTCGACGGCGAACTGCTCGTGCGCGGCAGCCACCAAGGCGGCGAGGAAGGTGGCGCGGCGAGCTTCAATGCGCTGCAGCAGCGCTTGGGGCGCAAGACCGTCTCGAAGAAGATGATGGCCGAGGCCCCGGCCTTCGTGCGGCTCTACGATGCGCTCCACGTCGAGGGCGAGGACTTGCGCGAGGGATCATGGACGCAGCGTCGTGCCCGGCTCGAAGCCCTGCTTCCGCGGCTGCCGCGCGATCACTTCGACCTCTCCGCGCTCATCCCCGCAGCAGATTTCGGCGCGCTCGCTGACTTGCGCGAAAAGGCACGCGACGATGCCATCGAGGGGGTCATGCTCAAGCATCGCGACAGTCCCTATGTCGCCGGGCGCAAGGTCGGACTGTGGTACAAGTGGAAGCGCGACCCGCTGCTGATCGACTGCGTTCTGATGTATGCGCAGCGCGGTTCGGGCAAGCGCTCCTCGTTCTATTCAGACTTCACCTTCGGCTGCTGGGACGGCGATCCCGACGATACCAGCGGGCCCGGCGCCGAACTGCTTCCCGTGGGCAAGGCCTACTTCGGCTTCACTGACGAGGAACTGGCATGGCTCGACAAGTACGTGCGCGGCCATACCGTCAACCGCTTCGGCCCGGTGCGCGAGACCGACAAGTCGCTGGTGCTCGAGGTCGCCTTCGATTCGGTCCACGCCAGCAAGCGCCACAAGTCGGGGCTCGCCATGCGCTTTCCGCGCATCAGCCGTATCCGCCGCGACAAGCCCGCGCACGAGGCCGACCGCATCGAGGCGCTGCGTGCGCTCGTGCGCGACTGA
- a CDS encoding ligase-associated DNA damage response exonuclease — protein MARDFSWIRPEPWGIHVVPADCWIDPARPVDRALVTHGHADHARGGHGETWATPATLAIMKLRYATSQGAVPVEYGETVKIGGGVNATWLPAGHVLGSAQILLEHAGERIVVTGDFKRRPDPTCPPFEVTPCDVLITEATFGLPVFRHPPIEDEIAKLLDARAANPQGSVLVGAYALGKAQRVIAELRRAGHHDVIWLHGAMEKMCALYEEHGIDLGPLELVSDAPDKAAMAGSVIIAPPSALNDRWSRRLPDPLTAMASGWMRVRQRARQRMVELPLVISDHADWDELTRTIAEVDPVETWITHGREDALLRWCTLNQRKARALALVGYEEEAE, from the coding sequence ATGGCCCGTGATTTCAGCTGGATTCGCCCGGAGCCCTGGGGGATCCACGTCGTACCCGCCGATTGCTGGATAGACCCGGCGCGGCCCGTGGACCGGGCGCTTGTGACGCACGGCCATGCCGACCATGCGCGCGGCGGCCATGGCGAAACCTGGGCCACGCCGGCAACGCTCGCGATCATGAAGTTGCGCTACGCAACTTCGCAAGGCGCGGTCCCCGTCGAATACGGCGAGACGGTGAAGATCGGCGGCGGGGTCAACGCGACCTGGCTGCCGGCCGGACACGTTCTCGGCTCGGCGCAGATCCTGCTCGAACACGCGGGCGAGCGCATCGTCGTCACCGGCGACTTCAAGCGCCGCCCCGACCCCACCTGCCCGCCGTTCGAGGTGACACCCTGCGACGTCCTCATCACCGAGGCGACCTTCGGCCTGCCGGTTTTCCGCCATCCCCCGATCGAGGACGAGATCGCCAAGCTGCTCGATGCGCGCGCCGCCAACCCGCAAGGCAGCGTGCTCGTCGGGGCCTATGCGCTGGGCAAGGCGCAAAGGGTCATCGCCGAACTGCGCCGGGCCGGACACCATGACGTCATCTGGCTCCACGGGGCGATGGAGAAGATGTGCGCGCTCTACGAAGAACACGGCATCGACCTCGGCCCGCTCGAACTGGTCTCAGACGCACCCGACAAGGCCGCGATGGCAGGCAGCGTGATCATCGCCCCGCCCTCCGCGCTCAACGATCGCTGGAGCCGCCGTCTGCCCGATCCCCTGACCGCCATGGCCTCTGGCTGGATGCGCGTGCGCCAGCGCGCCCGCCAGCGCATGGTCGAGCTGCCGCTGGTGATCTCCGACCATGCCGACTGGGACGAGCTCACCCGTACCATCGCCGAGGTCGATCCGGTCGAGACCTGGATCACGCACGGACGCGAGGACGCACTCCTGCGCTGGTGCACGCTCAACCAGCGCAAGGCGCGCGCGCTGGCGCTGGTCGGCTACGAAGAGGAAGCCGAGTGA
- a CDS encoding formylglycine-generating enzyme family protein → MKIAKILITCSAVAALASGQGLLASETGPVDMVAVPAGSFMMGSTKAETDAEQALTHHTGLAVDDDFAPREKPRHEVQVPAFEIAATMVTRGQFARFVAATGYSAKGCYAYLGTKYGMREDADWQSIGFPQSDQHPVTCVNYDDARAYVAWISRETGTAYRLPTEAEFEYATRAGTVTSRYWGDDITLQCAYANGADLTVQARDSDWITAQCHDDYYGPSPVATFAPNAWGLYDMIGNLYQLVEDCWHDSYEGAPVDGSAWTDGAKDGSACEMHPLRGGSHSPHPGSMRSASRVMTNATRSAFVGFRLARSVP, encoded by the coding sequence ATGAAAATTGCCAAGATCCTGATCACCTGCAGCGCAGTGGCCGCGCTGGCTTCGGGCCAGGGCCTGCTCGCCAGCGAGACAGGCCCCGTGGACATGGTCGCAGTTCCTGCCGGCAGCTTCATGATGGGCTCGACCAAGGCCGAAACCGACGCCGAGCAGGCGCTGACTCACCACACCGGCCTAGCCGTCGACGACGATTTCGCACCGCGCGAGAAGCCACGGCACGAAGTCCAGGTCCCCGCCTTCGAGATTGCCGCAACGATGGTCACGCGTGGCCAGTTCGCCCGCTTCGTCGCGGCCACGGGCTATAGTGCCAAGGGCTGCTATGCCTATCTCGGCACGAAATATGGGATGCGCGAGGATGCCGACTGGCAGTCGATCGGCTTCCCCCAGTCCGACCAGCACCCGGTGACCTGCGTCAACTATGATGACGCGCGCGCCTATGTCGCATGGATCTCGCGCGAGACGGGCACCGCCTACCGCCTGCCGACCGAGGCCGAATTCGAATATGCCACCCGCGCAGGCACCGTGACCTCGCGCTACTGGGGCGACGACATCACCCTGCAGTGCGCCTATGCCAACGGCGCGGACCTCACCGTCCAGGCCCGCGACAGCGACTGGATCACCGCGCAGTGCCACGACGACTACTACGGGCCCTCGCCCGTGGCGACCTTCGCGCCCAATGCCTGGGGTCTCTATGACATGATCGGCAACCTCTACCAGCTCGTCGAGGACTGCTGGCACGACAGCTACGAGGGCGCCCCCGTCGACGGCAGCGCCTGGACCGACGGTGCGAAGGACGGGTCCGCCTGCGAGATGCACCCCTTGCGTGGCGGCTCGCATAGCCCGCACCCGGGCAGCATGCGCTCGGCCAGCCGGGTCATGACCAACGCCACCCGCTCGGCCTTCGTCGGCTTTCGCCTCGCCCGCTCGGTGCCCTGA